GATCGCAGTAAAACGTTCCTGCAGGACTTGCGGGAATTGGTCGGTCCCGATCGCGTCGGAGATCGCCATGATGTGTTCATACATCGCTGGTTGGTGCTGTTTCAGCGCATCGAGGATCGTCGAAGCACGCCACAGGAAGATCCCGCTGTTCCAGTAGAACGATCCCGACGCCAAATACTCTTCGGCGGTGGCGCGATTCGGTTTCTCGCGGAACCGGGCGACGCTGTAGGCGGCTGGCGAATCCGAATCGATCGGCTCGCTGCGCTCGATGTATCCAAACGATTCGGCGGGATAGCTGGGCGTGATCCCAAAGGTCACGATCCGCTGCGGGTCCTGTTCGATGAGGTCGACGCCGCGACGCAGCGCCGCTTGGAATTGATCGTTGCTGGAGATCACGTGATCGGCGGGCAACATCGCCATAATCCCATCGGGATCCTGCTTGGCGACCATCGCCGCAGCCAAGCCGACGCAGGGAGCGGTATCGCGTTTGCAGGGCTCACCGACGATGTTCTGCGATGGCAGAGCGGGCAATTGTTCGGCGATCTTGTCGACGAGAGCCGCGTTGGTGATCACGCGGATCTGATCGGCGGGAACCAAGCCGTTCAAGCGATCGACCGTTGCCTGCATCATCGTTTGGTCACCGACCAAAGTCAGCATCTGCTTGGGCATCAATCGGCGGCTGGCGGGCCAGAACCGCGTTCCACTGCCACCGGCCATGATGACTGCATGCAACATTGGGAGTCTCTTTTCGTGCGTTGAATTGGGTTA
Above is a genomic segment from Rosistilla ulvae containing:
- a CDS encoding mannose-1-phosphate guanylyltransferase, with protein sequence MLHAVIMAGGSGTRFWPASRRLMPKQMLTLVGDQTMMQATVDRLNGLVPADQIRVITNAALVDKIAEQLPALPSQNIVGEPCKRDTAPCVGLAAAMVAKQDPDGIMAMLPADHVISSNDQFQAALRRGVDLIEQDPQRIVTFGITPSYPAESFGYIERSEPIDSDSPAAYSVARFREKPNRATAEEYLASGSFYWNSGIFLWRASTILDALKQHQPAMYEHIMAISDAIGTDQFPQVLQERFTAIEGISIDFAVMEKHEPIVVIEAPFSWDDVGSWQSLARMNPSDADGNTVLGKHLGIDTSGTIIRSEGGHTIVTIGVEDLIVVQTKDATLVAPKAAEERVREVVRQLTEQGLDELL